Proteins encoded by one window of Lactobacillus sp. ESL0684:
- the glyS gene encoding glycine--tRNA ligase subunit beta, whose amino-acid sequence MTKNYLFEIGTEEMPAHVVTRSVQQLANRTEKFLTENGLKFKEIKTYSTPRRLTILVEELAEKQADIDEIKKGPAKKIAKDSDGNWSKAAQGFVRGQGMSTDDIYFDELKGTEYAYVHVQKVGEKASDILLGMSDVVKAMTFPTKMRWDSHDFEFVRPIHWLVSLFGSEVVPVEILDITAGRKTQGHRFLGDSVVLANADDYEDALKDQFVIADAEERKEMIVRQMNDLVEQNGWQIKLDQGLLEEVTNLVEYPTVFAGSFAKKYLEMPQEVLITSMKDNQRYFEVYDQAGKLINHFIAVRNGNKDYLSNVIAGNEKVLVARLDDAQFFYDEDRKYPLSHFVKRLDNVSFHDKIGSMAEKTKRVKIIGDFLAKKWQLDDQTVSDFDRASELYKFDLVTQMVGEFAELQGVMGMHYAELAGENEQVSAAIKEHYLPNTAEGDLPQTTVGALLSVADKLDTIITFFAAGMIPTSSNDPYALRRYAYGIVRILLDQKWSLPFDKVLPEIVELLTDKTAAKLPRTADEDKEIADFIRDRIKQYLQKNNYKYDVIDAALASNQQDPLQILSAAKVLQTHHDDEEFKLVVESLTRINNILKKAKFAGQDSVNTALFTDNSEQDLYDGISQLQTASDLTELYAGFVSLEPIIDRYFETNMILDKDNAVKNNRLTQLQTIQGLAARLGDLSKLVIK is encoded by the coding sequence ATGACTAAAAATTATTTATTTGAAATTGGTACGGAAGAAATGCCAGCACATGTGGTTACGCGCAGTGTGCAACAATTGGCTAATCGGACCGAAAAATTTCTAACTGAGAACGGCTTAAAATTTAAGGAAATCAAAACTTATTCAACACCTCGCAGGTTAACTATTTTGGTAGAGGAGCTAGCAGAAAAGCAAGCTGATATTGATGAAATCAAAAAGGGGCCAGCTAAGAAAATTGCTAAAGATAGCGATGGTAATTGGTCTAAAGCTGCACAAGGATTTGTTCGCGGGCAAGGAATGTCGACAGACGATATCTATTTTGACGAATTAAAAGGTACTGAATATGCCTATGTCCATGTTCAAAAAGTGGGGGAAAAGGCTAGTGATATTCTGCTAGGGATGAGCGACGTGGTCAAGGCAATGACTTTCCCAACTAAAATGCGTTGGGATTCACATGACTTTGAGTTTGTTCGTCCGATTCATTGGCTAGTTTCATTATTTGGCAGTGAAGTTGTACCAGTAGAAATTTTGGATATTACAGCTGGTCGTAAAACTCAAGGTCATCGCTTCTTAGGTGATTCAGTCGTGCTAGCTAATGCTGATGACTATGAAGATGCTCTAAAAGATCAATTTGTAATTGCCGATGCCGAAGAGCGTAAAGAAATGATTGTTCGCCAAATGAATGACTTGGTTGAGCAAAATGGCTGGCAGATTAAGTTAGACCAGGGATTATTAGAAGAAGTAACTAATTTAGTTGAATATCCAACTGTTTTTGCTGGCTCGTTTGCTAAAAAGTACTTAGAAATGCCACAAGAAGTTTTGATTACTTCCATGAAAGATAATCAACGATACTTTGAAGTTTACGATCAAGCAGGAAAATTAATCAATCACTTTATCGCAGTTCGTAATGGTAATAAAGACTATCTTTCCAACGTAATTGCTGGTAACGAAAAAGTATTAGTTGCTCGACTTGATGATGCCCAATTCTTCTATGATGAAGATCGTAAATATCCACTAAGTCACTTTGTTAAGCGTCTTGACAACGTATCTTTTCATGACAAGATTGGCTCGATGGCTGAAAAAACTAAGCGTGTCAAAATTATTGGTGACTTTTTAGCTAAAAAATGGCAATTAGATGATCAGACAGTCAGTGATTTTGATCGAGCAAGTGAACTATATAAATTTGATCTTGTTACCCAAATGGTTGGTGAGTTTGCTGAATTGCAAGGTGTAATGGGAATGCATTATGCAGAGCTTGCTGGAGAAAATGAGCAAGTTTCAGCAGCAATTAAAGAGCATTACTTACCCAATACTGCCGAGGGTGATTTGCCACAAACTACTGTGGGTGCACTCTTGTCAGTTGCTGATAAATTAGACACGATTATTACCTTCTTTGCAGCAGGTATGATCCCAACATCTTCTAACGATCCATATGCGTTGCGTCGGTATGCATATGGTATTGTACGAATTTTGCTTGATCAAAAATGGTCATTGCCTTTTGATAAGGTTTTACCAGAAATTGTTGAATTATTAACTGATAAAACTGCAGCCAAGCTACCTAGGACTGCTGATGAAGATAAAGAAATTGCTGACTTTATTCGTGATCGAATTAAGCAGTATTTGCAAAAAAATAATTACAAGTATGACGTAATTGATGCAGCTCTTGCTTCTAATCAGCAGGATCCGTTACAAATTTTAAGTGCTGCTAAGGTTTTGCAGACTCATCATGATGATGAAGAGTTCAAGCTAGTAGTCGAAAGTTTGACCAGAATTAATAATATTCTGAAAAAAGCTAAATTTGCAGGACAGGATTCAGTAAATACTGCTTTGTTTACTGATAATAGTGAACAAGACCTGTATGATGGCATTTCGCAATTGCAAACAGCTAGTGATTTAACTGAATTATATGCCGGTTTTGTGAGTCTTGAGCCAATAATTGATCGCTATTTTGAAACTAATATGATTTTGGATAAGGATAATGCTGTTAAAAATAACCGCTTGACGCAATTGCAAACGATTCAGGGATTGGCAGCTCGTTTGGGTGATCTAAGTAAGTTAGTAATTAAGTAA
- the dnaG gene encoding DNA primase: MAGLIPEQTIAKVRDNVNIVNVISQYVSLEKKGKDYIGLCPFHQEKTPSFTVSEQKQFFKCFGCGKGGNVFKFLMEKDDLTFPESVQKVAEIAQIDIGEVGRGNAQPANPLIKLHQDAADFYYRVLVSTNAGKRGLEYAHQRQLDDDTLKHFQIGYAPKQDNLLLTYLRERHYQEDDLLASGLFVQTKAGQMFDRFRDRLMFPLTNESGSVIGFSGRRLSADKTEAKYINSPETKIFTKSNVLFHFAEAKKAARSEDHLILYEGYMDVIAAYKSGIKSGIASMGTSLTDQQVYLLRRVSKNVIINYDGDDPGIHAAERAAKLFDQAGGFNLGIVVLPEKLDPDEYVKKYGTSKYQDEINGALTPTDFFLRRLSQKYNLDNDREKIAYLDEAVNEIAQLSNPVEQDLYIEKIAQKQHVSKDSLNANLSRQRRKNNAAKRHKGMPEITDPLLEDDSTPVSESNQQLQMDPVQTRLLYLFMHSEHARDYLIGKNFLFPDTEYAKLEDLWLKFMEERENPTINSFLDFIPDELQGIIISTEMTDMPQDFSDREIDEQLHALEMRKVTSKLTSLENDLQEAKRKADTDEIIAITQKILQLKRIQGQRGTF; the protein is encoded by the coding sequence ATGGCTGGATTAATACCTGAGCAAACTATTGCCAAAGTACGCGATAACGTCAATATCGTTAATGTTATCAGTCAGTATGTTTCGCTTGAAAAAAAGGGCAAAGATTATATTGGTTTATGTCCTTTTCACCAGGAAAAGACCCCTTCCTTTACCGTTAGTGAACAGAAACAATTTTTTAAATGTTTTGGTTGTGGTAAGGGTGGCAATGTTTTTAAATTTTTAATGGAAAAAGATGATCTAACTTTTCCTGAGAGTGTCCAAAAAGTGGCTGAGATTGCTCAAATTGATATAGGCGAAGTTGGCCGAGGTAATGCTCAACCTGCTAATCCATTGATTAAACTGCATCAGGATGCTGCTGATTTTTATTATCGCGTTTTAGTATCAACTAATGCTGGCAAACGTGGATTGGAGTATGCTCATCAGCGCCAACTTGATGATGATACGCTGAAGCATTTTCAAATCGGTTATGCTCCTAAACAAGATAATTTGTTATTGACCTATTTGCGTGAGCGCCATTATCAAGAAGACGATTTACTTGCTAGCGGTTTATTTGTTCAGACTAAAGCGGGTCAGATGTTTGATCGATTTCGCGATCGGCTAATGTTTCCATTAACTAACGAAAGTGGCAGTGTTATTGGTTTTTCTGGACGAAGATTATCTGCGGATAAAACTGAAGCTAAGTATATTAATAGTCCAGAAACCAAGATTTTTACTAAATCCAATGTCTTATTTCATTTTGCGGAAGCTAAAAAGGCTGCACGCAGTGAGGATCACTTGATTTTATATGAAGGTTATATGGATGTAATTGCTGCTTATAAATCAGGAATTAAGTCAGGAATTGCTTCGATGGGTACTAGCTTGACTGACCAGCAAGTTTATTTGTTGAGGCGAGTTAGCAAAAATGTAATTATTAATTATGATGGTGATGATCCCGGAATTCATGCGGCAGAGCGTGCTGCTAAATTATTTGATCAGGCAGGTGGCTTTAACTTAGGAATAGTGGTTTTACCTGAAAAATTGGATCCAGATGAATATGTTAAAAAATATGGCACCAGCAAGTACCAAGATGAAATAAACGGCGCGTTAACGCCTACTGACTTTTTTCTAAGGCGGTTATCGCAAAAGTATAATCTTGATAATGATCGTGAAAAAATCGCCTATTTAGATGAAGCAGTTAATGAAATTGCGCAGTTGTCCAATCCCGTTGAACAAGATTTATATATAGAAAAAATTGCTCAAAAGCAACACGTATCTAAAGATTCACTTAATGCGAACTTATCACGTCAGCGGCGTAAAAATAATGCAGCCAAGCGGCATAAGGGCATGCCAGAAATAACAGATCCATTACTAGAGGATGATTCAACACCGGTATCAGAGTCTAATCAACAATTGCAAATGGATCCTGTGCAAACTCGCTTGCTATATTTATTTATGCATTCTGAGCATGCTCGCGATTATTTAATAGGAAAAAATTTTCTATTTCCAGATACAGAATATGCTAAATTAGAAGATTTATGGCTAAAATTTATGGAGGAACGTGAAAATCCAACAATTAATAGTTTCTTAGATTTTATTCCTGATGAACTTCAGGGTATAATAATAAGTACTGAAATGACAGATATGCCTCAGGATTTTTCCGATCGTGAGATTGATGAGCAGTTGCATGCACTCGAAATGCGTAAAGTAACTTCGAAGCTAACTAGTTTAGAAAATGATTTACAAGAAGCTAAGAGAAAAGCTGATACTGATGAAATCATCGCAATTACTCAAAAAATTTTACAATTAAAAAGAATTCAGGGACAAAGGGGGACTTTTTAG
- the rpoD gene encoding RNA polymerase sigma factor RpoD, protein MAKQTKADKSEKPSLDKVVKQIVKEVKKDKAITEDEFTKRLIKPYKLENKAVDQLIQEFEDNGISIVDEKGEPSKLALRKQKDVEKAELKDMSAPSNVKMNDPVRMYLKEIGRVPLLNAEQEISLAKRIEKGDEEAKQELAEANLRLVVSIAKRYVGRGMSFLDLIQEGNMGLMKAVDKFDYSLGFKFSTYATWWIRQAITRAIADQARTIRIPVHMVETINKLIRIQRQLLQDLGREATPEEIGAEMDMSTTKVRDILKIAQEPVSLETPIGEEDDSHLGDFIKDKDATSPEQHASYEMLKEQLEEVLDTLTDREENVLRLRFGLDDGRTRTLEEVGKVFGVTRERIRQIEAKALRKLRHPSRSNQLRDFLD, encoded by the coding sequence GTGGCAAAACAAACAAAAGCTGATAAATCAGAAAAACCATCTTTAGATAAGGTAGTCAAGCAAATTGTTAAAGAAGTAAAAAAAGATAAAGCAATTACTGAAGATGAGTTTACTAAACGCTTGATTAAACCTTATAAGCTGGAAAATAAAGCTGTAGATCAGTTAATTCAAGAGTTTGAAGATAATGGCATTAGTATTGTTGATGAAAAGGGCGAGCCATCAAAATTAGCCTTAAGAAAACAAAAGGACGTTGAAAAAGCTGAGTTAAAGGATATGTCGGCACCTTCAAATGTAAAGATGAATGATCCAGTACGGATGTATCTGAAAGAAATTGGGCGAGTTCCGTTACTTAATGCAGAGCAAGAAATTTCTTTGGCTAAGCGAATCGAAAAGGGCGATGAAGAGGCTAAACAAGAACTAGCGGAAGCTAACCTGCGTTTAGTAGTTTCAATTGCAAAAAGATATGTTGGTCGTGGAATGTCCTTCTTAGATTTGATTCAAGAAGGCAACATGGGACTAATGAAGGCAGTTGATAAGTTTGATTACAGCCTAGGATTTAAGTTTTCGACTTATGCAACTTGGTGGATTAGGCAAGCAATTACGCGTGCAATTGCTGATCAAGCGCGCACGATTCGAATTCCAGTGCATATGGTTGAAACAATTAACAAGTTAATCCGAATTCAGCGGCAATTATTACAAGATTTAGGACGTGAAGCAACACCTGAAGAAATTGGCGCAGAAATGGATATGTCTACGACCAAAGTTCGGGATATTTTGAAGATTGCCCAAGAACCAGTTTCACTGGAAACGCCGATTGGTGAAGAAGATGATTCTCACTTAGGTGATTTTATCAAGGATAAAGATGCAACTAGTCCTGAACAACATGCTTCGTATGAAATGCTTAAAGAACAGCTTGAAGAGGTCTTAGATACTTTAACTGATCGGGAGGAGAATGTTCTACGGTTGCGTTTTGGCCTTGATGATGGTCGAACTAGAACATTAGAAGAGGTTGGTAAGGTCTTTGGAGTGACTCGTGAGCGAATTCGTCAAATTGAAGCGAAGGCTTTACGCAAGTTGCGTCATCCTAGTCGTTCTAATCAATTACGTGACTTTTTGGATTAA
- a CDS encoding 8-oxo-dGTP diphosphatase, translating into MDRTERVTLTNMCMITNNEQILVINRKDPDWPGMTFPGGHVETHESFYESVIREVKEETNLTITNPQLTGIKQFYDKNDHRYIVFFYTATEFCGDLKASDEGELTWMTKQELQSQQLAYNFDRDLNVYFNNQLSEHILDGKRDELF; encoded by the coding sequence ATGGATAGAACAGAACGAGTAACTTTAACTAATATGTGCATGATTACCAATAACGAGCAAATCTTGGTTATTAACCGCAAGGATCCCGATTGGCCGGGGATGACCTTTCCCGGTGGTCATGTTGAAACTCACGAGTCATTTTATGAATCTGTCATTCGTGAAGTCAAAGAGGAAACTAACCTAACCATCACTAACCCACAATTAACTGGTATAAAACAGTTTTATGATAAAAATGACCATCGTTATATAGTCTTCTTTTATACTGCTACCGAATTTTGTGGTGACCTCAAAGCATCAGATGAAGGCGAACTAACCTGGATGACCAAGCAGGAATTACAAAGTCAGCAATTAGCCTATAATTTTGATCGTGATCTAAACGTTTATTTCAATAATCAACTTAGCGAACATATTCTAGACGGTAAGCGTGACGAACTTTTTTAG
- a CDS encoding class I SAM-dependent methyltransferase, with translation MNLRLNTLAEMVDRSARIADIGTDHAYLPIKLVLEDKVDYAIASDIAQGPLKNAQDNITQAGLQTKITTRLGSGLSTITLQDRIDTVVIAGMGGKLITQILTDAWRNHYQFPTLILEPNIGEPGLREWLVQHSYQIVAEEILAEAGHTYELIKAKKVMQEVKLTPRQLLFGPLILQAKNEVFYQKWRSQLYYQQKLLVNLNKARNKDLGHIEQIEQEIALIKGELNDEG, from the coding sequence ATGAACTTACGATTGAATACTTTGGCAGAAATGGTCGATCGCAGTGCTAGAATAGCAGATATCGGAACAGATCATGCGTATTTACCAATTAAACTGGTACTAGAGGATAAAGTAGATTATGCTATTGCCAGCGATATTGCTCAAGGTCCACTTAAAAATGCCCAGGATAATATTACCCAAGCTGGTTTACAAACTAAAATTACTACTAGATTGGGTTCAGGTCTATCTACGATTACGCTGCAAGACAGAATAGACACTGTAGTAATTGCTGGAATGGGCGGAAAACTAATTACGCAAATTCTAACAGACGCTTGGCGGAATCATTATCAATTTCCGACTTTGATTTTGGAACCCAATATTGGGGAACCAGGTTTGCGTGAATGGCTGGTTCAGCACAGTTATCAGATAGTTGCTGAGGAAATATTGGCAGAAGCTGGTCATACTTATGAGCTGATTAAAGCTAAGAAGGTTATGCAGGAGGTTAAATTAACTCCACGTCAGTTGCTATTTGGTCCCCTAATTTTGCAAGCTAAGAATGAAGTCTTTTATCAAAAATGGCGTTCACAACTATACTATCAACAAAAGCTACTAGTTAATTTAAACAAAGCACGCAATAAAGATTTAGGACATATCGAGCAGATTGAACAAGAAATTGCATTAATTAAAGGTGAACTAAATGACGAAGGTTAA
- a CDS encoding Nif3-like dinuclear metal center hexameric protein, with protein MTKVKDIIQKLQAVFPEEIASSGDPVGIQIGSSDSPVNKIMTTLDVRPQVVEEAIRAGVDLIISHHPLMFHPARNLNFADPQNEMYGEIIAHGITVYSIHTNSDKAANGSSDWQATELGLTKVEPFCLDDDGIAIGRKGRLPQTMTAKEFAYYVKDKLDLKMVRLITADNQKPITTVGFICGDGGKYWQQAVVDNLDAFITGDVYYHTGHDMISAGLTVVDPGHYTEQLFKVKVAELLARWIQENNWQVELCVSQVSTNPFQDLF; from the coding sequence ATGACGAAGGTTAAAGATATTATTCAAAAATTGCAAGCTGTTTTCCCAGAAGAAATCGCCAGTTCGGGCGATCCAGTAGGAATTCAGATTGGCTCAAGCGACAGTCCAGTTAATAAAATCATGACTACACTGGATGTGCGTCCGCAGGTTGTAGAAGAAGCAATTAGGGCTGGAGTTGATTTGATTATTAGTCACCATCCCTTAATGTTCCATCCAGCACGCAACTTAAATTTTGCTGATCCGCAAAATGAAATGTACGGCGAAATTATCGCGCATGGGATTACGGTTTATTCAATTCATACTAATTCTGATAAAGCTGCCAATGGTTCCAGTGATTGGCAAGCTACTGAATTAGGGTTAACTAAAGTTGAACCGTTTTGCTTAGATGACGATGGCATTGCCATCGGTCGCAAAGGCAGGCTGCCGCAAACGATGACGGCAAAAGAATTCGCTTATTATGTTAAAGACAAACTTGATTTAAAAATGGTGCGTTTAATTACTGCCGATAACCAAAAACCAATTACTACTGTTGGTTTTATTTGCGGTGATGGAGGAAAATATTGGCAGCAAGCTGTAGTAGATAACCTTGACGCCTTTATTACTGGTGATGTTTATTATCATACGGGTCATGATATGATTTCAGCAGGATTGACGGTAGTAGACCCAGGGCATTACACGGAACAACTGTTTAAGGTTAAAGTAGCCGAACTATTAGCACGATGGATTCAAGAAAATAATTGGCAGGTTGAATTATGTGTCTCACAAGTTTCAACTAACCCATTTCAAGATTTATTTTAA
- the pepT gene encoding peptidase T: MEYQNLLPRFLKYVQVNSRSDEHSDRFPSTEKVENFQKKVIMPDLEDLGLRDVHYNQQSGCVIAEIPATVDYDVPVMGFLAHCDTADFNAENIRPQVHENYDGKSKIQLGDSEFFLDPAVFPNLQNYQGQTIITASGDTLLGGDDKCGVAELVTLAEYLLAHPEIKHGKIRLAFTPDEEIGTGAEHFDVAEFGADFAFTVDGEAPGKLDWGTFSAAQFSLEIQGVNVHPAVAKGQMINAIQVGIDFQNQLPGAEVPEKTDGKAGFFHLTNFTGTVDHARLDYIIRDFEREGLEERKNLVKAIVAQMNEQFGSDRIKLQMSDQYYNMADELAKHMEIVDLAREAYKKQGLEINEDPVRGGTDGSQLTYMGLPCPNLFAGEENMHGRYEYTVLESMYKAVDVMVTMAELNAAK, translated from the coding sequence ATGGAATATCAAAATTTATTACCACGTTTTTTAAAATATGTACAGGTTAATTCTCGTTCAGATGAACATAGTGACCGATTTCCCTCAACTGAAAAAGTTGAAAATTTCCAGAAAAAAGTAATCATGCCGGATCTAGAGGATTTAGGTCTAAGAGATGTGCATTATAATCAACAATCTGGTTGTGTAATTGCAGAAATACCGGCTACTGTTGATTATGACGTTCCAGTGATGGGCTTTTTAGCGCATTGTGATACTGCTGATTTTAATGCAGAAAATATTAGGCCACAAGTTCATGAAAATTATGATGGTAAGTCTAAAATTCAGCTAGGTGACTCAGAATTTTTCTTGGATCCAGCTGTCTTTCCAAATTTACAGAATTATCAAGGACAAACTATTATTACGGCCTCAGGAGATACCTTGCTAGGTGGCGATGATAAATGTGGTGTAGCCGAACTAGTTACTCTAGCAGAATATTTACTAGCTCATCCTGAAATTAAACATGGTAAAATTCGTTTGGCATTTACACCGGACGAAGAGATTGGTACTGGAGCAGAACATTTTGATGTTGCTGAATTTGGAGCTGACTTTGCCTTTACTGTTGATGGTGAAGCTCCCGGCAAACTTGACTGGGGAACATTTTCAGCTGCACAATTTAGTCTTGAAATCCAAGGTGTGAACGTGCATCCAGCCGTTGCTAAGGGACAGATGATTAATGCAATCCAAGTCGGAATCGATTTTCAAAATCAATTGCCAGGTGCTGAAGTACCAGAAAAAACTGATGGTAAAGCAGGATTCTTTCATTTAACCAACTTTACAGGAACAGTAGATCATGCTCGTTTAGACTATATCATTCGGGATTTTGAACGTGAGGGATTAGAAGAGCGTAAAAACCTAGTTAAAGCGATTGTTGCACAAATGAACGAACAATTTGGTAGTGATCGCATCAAATTACAAATGAGCGACCAATATTATAATATGGCGGATGAATTGGCCAAACATATGGAAATTGTTGATTTAGCCCGTGAAGCCTATAAGAAACAGGGACTTGAAATTAATGAAGATCCAGTCAGAGGCGGAACTGATGGTTCGCAATTAACATATATGGGTTTGCCTTGTCCCAATTTATTTGCTGGAGAAGAAAACATGCACGGCCGATATGAATATACAGTTTTAGAATCAATGTACAAAGCGGTTGATGTGATGGTGACTATGGCTGAACTCAATGCTGCTAAATAG
- a CDS encoding GntR family transcriptional regulator yields MKFKDNIPIYLQIKQYLYRQIIIGKLKPGARIPSVRNLALQLTVNVNTVQRALQQMNDEGILYTKRGEGNFVTEDTELLAQTEQNLLNAELKKFVQNMNELGVADEQIGSILAKYLAKGE; encoded by the coding sequence GTGAAATTTAAGGATAATATTCCAATTTATTTGCAAATCAAACAATATCTATACCGACAAATTATTATCGGTAAGTTAAAACCAGGCGCACGGATTCCGTCAGTGCGCAATCTAGCATTGCAACTGACTGTTAACGTTAATACTGTTCAAAGGGCCCTGCAACAGATGAATGATGAGGGAATTCTCTATACCAAGCGAGGTGAAGGCAACTTCGTGACTGAAGATACTGAATTACTGGCACAAACCGAGCAAAACTTACTTAACGCAGAATTAAAAAAGTTTGTCCAAAACATGAATGAGTTAGGGGTTGCTGATGAGCAGATTGGCTCAATTTTGGCTAAATATCTAGCAAAGGGAGAATAA
- a CDS encoding ABC transporter ATP-binding protein, whose product MEDILEIKNLTYKKNQKTILKDVNLTLQPGKIVALLGENGAGKTTLMRIIATMAKNYRGDVSIMGYEDDDEKKAHLSFTDGLTGFSDTTKIKAIVKFYEVVYPDFDKEQFEQLRTFMKLDLEMHLSQLSRGMREKLIIALTFARKADLYLLDEPFSGIDAMARKKIINSIILWKADQATILISDHFVNEIASILDEIVIIKDKTVFTHKSADEIRSQHESIEDYYEKLYEGEE is encoded by the coding sequence ATGGAAGATATTTTAGAAATTAAAAATTTAACGTATAAAAAGAATCAAAAAACCATTCTCAAGGATGTTAATTTGACTTTGCAACCGGGTAAAATCGTTGCTTTATTAGGAGAAAACGGTGCTGGCAAAACAACGTTAATGCGAATTATTGCCACAATGGCTAAGAACTATCGGGGTGATGTAAGTATTATGGGGTATGAAGATGATGATGAAAAAAAGGCGCATCTCTCTTTTACCGATGGGTTAACTGGCTTTAGCGATACAACCAAGATTAAAGCAATAGTCAAATTTTATGAAGTAGTTTATCCTGACTTTGATAAAGAACAGTTTGAGCAGCTGCGTACTTTTATGAAATTGGACTTAGAAATGCATTTGAGCCAGCTGTCACGCGGTATGCGCGAAAAGCTAATTATCGCCTTAACTTTTGCCCGTAAAGCCGATTTATATTTACTTGACGAACCGTTTTCCGGAATTGATGCAATGGCTCGCAAGAAAATTATCAATTCAATTATTCTTTGGAAAGCTGACCAAGCTACGATTTTAATTTCTGATCATTTTGTAAATGAGATCGCCTCAATTCTTGATGAAATAGTTATTATCAAAGATAAAACGGTCTTCACTCATAAGTCGGCGGATGAAATTCGCTCGCAACATGAAAGTATTGAAGATTATTATGAAAAACTATATGAGGGAGAAGAATGA
- a CDS encoding LBP_cg2779 family protein, with translation MKQQLQELSDAIIDYQVKHHASDTDLAFASHLSVEKIHAMKTGDGEFTPEEINQLYDYFAANH, from the coding sequence ATGAAGCAGCAATTACAAGAATTATCCGATGCAATTATTGACTATCAGGTAAAGCATCATGCTAGTGATACTGATCTAGCTTTTGCTAGCCACCTTTCAGTCGAAAAAATTCACGCAATGAAAACCGGTGATGGAGAATTTACTCCTGAAGAGATTAATCAACTTTATGATTACTTTGCGGCCAACCATTAA
- the lepB gene encoding signal peptidase I → MAKKVTNKNNDEEESLGKFLLDVVVMMAVILGIFYLLFNFVLSNDNVSGPSMQPTFENNDRLISVRHFEPKRNDVVVLLAPKAAQDVPGALYIKRIIGLPGDKIVSKNDKMYVNGKRFSEPYLNNKYQKAANDAGHTYTTNFTYKVPKGYYWVMGDHRDISKDSHIFGPVKRKELVAKVVVRYWPFNKIQTF, encoded by the coding sequence ATGGCAAAAAAAGTAACAAATAAAAACAACGACGAAGAAGAAAGTCTAGGTAAATTTCTTCTAGATGTTGTTGTGATGATGGCTGTTATCTTAGGGATCTTTTACTTATTGTTTAATTTTGTGTTATCAAATGACAATGTTTCAGGACCATCAATGCAACCGACTTTTGAAAATAACGACCGTTTAATTTCTGTGCGACATTTTGAACCTAAACGTAACGATGTAGTCGTCTTACTCGCCCCCAAAGCTGCCCAAGACGTTCCTGGCGCATTGTATATTAAACGAATCATTGGTCTACCTGGTGATAAGATTGTCTCTAAAAATGACAAAATGTATGTTAATGGCAAGCGCTTCTCAGAACCTTATTTAAACAACAAATATCAAAAAGCGGCCAATGATGCAGGTCACACCTATACAACGAACTTCACCTATAAAGTTCCTAAAGGTTATTATTGGGTAATGGGTGATCATCGCGACATCTCAAAGGATTCACATATTTTTGGCCCAGTTAAGCGCAAGGAACTAGTTGCTAAAGTAGTAGTAAGATACTGGCCATTCAATAAGATTCAAACATTTTAA